GATTTCGGAAATAGCAAACTTACCTTCACGTTTTGGTGATTTCAAAGTCAAAGCATTTAAAGAGGGACATAAAGAACATTTAGTGATTTACGCGAACAATTTAGACGAAGTTCCTATAGTAAGAGTTCATTCAGAGTGTTTAACTGGTGACGCTATAGGAAGCTTAAAATGTGATTGTCGCGATCAGCTTGAGTACGCTCTAAAAATGGTAAACGAAACAGGGGGAATGGTAATATATCTGCGCCAAGAAGGTAGAAATATCGGTCTCTTAAACAAGATTAATGCGTATGCCCTTCAAGACAAAGGCTATAACACTATAGAAGCCAATCATCAACTTGGATTTTCTGCCGATGAAAGAAGTTATGAGATAGTTACATTTGTACTCAATCACTTTAACATCGATAAAATTAAACTTCTTACAAACAACCCTGATAAAATCAATTCTATCA
This window of the Sulfurimonas sp. C5 genome carries:
- the ribA gene encoding GTP cyclohydrolase II, with translation MNIEISEIANLPSRFGDFKVKAFKEGHKEHLVIYANNLDEVPIVRVHSECLTGDAIGSLKCDCRDQLEYALKMVNETGGMVIYLRQEGRNIGLLNKINAYALQDKGYNTIEANHQLGFSADERSYEIVTFVLNHFNIDKIKLLTNNPDKINSISGVEIVERIPIIMESNKHNEGYLTTKRDEMGHLI